One genomic segment of Streptosporangium album includes these proteins:
- a CDS encoding type ISP restriction/modification enzyme, giving the protein MPGGTAILWIGPAPATWPASNWPTSPWPHEPELTSRVPAEDRPSGAPKPSADKRPKVQEAIPGGTDDMPEEITYDPDTATLHVGAGQISPVRPEVWAYEVSGWRVVKRWFDYRKKNPAGRRSSPLDDINPKEWSAEFTTELLQLLNVLTLCVELEPEQADLLERICSGPLITVTDLELGKVLPVSPGSRKPPTAESPNAPTLM; this is encoded by the coding sequence ATGCCTGGTGGAACGGCCATCCTCTGGATCGGACCCGCACCAGCCACCTGGCCCGCCTCGAACTGGCCGACCTCGCCCTGGCCGCATGAACCCGAGTTAACCAGCAGGGTCCCGGCTGAGGACCGTCCCTCTGGAGCGCCCAAACCGTCTGCCGACAAGCGGCCCAAGGTTCAAGAGGCCATCCCAGGCGGGACAGACGACATGCCCGAGGAGATCACCTACGACCCGGACACAGCTACCCTGCACGTCGGCGCTGGACAGATATCCCCGGTTCGCCCTGAAGTATGGGCCTACGAAGTCTCAGGGTGGCGGGTCGTCAAACGCTGGTTCGACTACCGCAAGAAGAACCCAGCCGGCCGCAGGTCCTCTCCCCTTGACGACATCAACCCCAAGGAATGGAGTGCGGAGTTCACCACGGAGCTGCTGCAGCTGCTCAACGTTCTGACGTTGTGCGTGGAACTGGAGCCTGAGCAGGCAGACCTGCTAGAGCGCATCTGCTCTGGCCCCCTCATTACCGTCACCGACCTGGAGCTGGGGAAGGTGCTGCCAGTGTCTCCCGGCTCCCGGAAACCTCCGACCGCGGAATCCCCTAACGCCCCGACCTTGATGTGA
- the ltrA gene encoding group II intron reverse transcriptase/maturase yields MNTDELEYALLKAERRVLEIQTKLHRWARKVPQRRFDDLFNLVADPAFLLMAWTRVRGNKGARTAGVDGETAYYVETVRGVEVFLGELRSQIKDRSFRPLPVRERMIPKANGKLRRLGIATIRDRVVQASLKLVLEPIFEADFLPCSYGFRPNRRVHDAIAEVHLLASHSYEWIVEGDITACFDEISHSALLDRVRARVGDRRVLTLVKAFLKAGILGEDRELRENNTGTPQGSILSPLLSNVALSVLDEHIARAPGGPASTAWQRRKRRRAGQPNYRLIRFADDWCLMISGTRDDAEVLREEIAGVLAPMGLRLSSDKTLITHIDVGLDFLGWRIQRHRKRGTDRYYVYTYPSRKAVKAVMGKVRAQCRKTGTGVPLDALLISLNRMLRGWCAFFRPGVSSATFQYLSSYVWGQVIRWLRRKHRRITWKELRRRYCAGRWWPVGEERELFNPAKVSTTRYRYRGSAIPSPWPA; encoded by the coding sequence GTGAATACCGACGAACTGGAGTACGCCTTACTCAAGGCGGAGCGCCGGGTACTGGAGATCCAGACCAAGCTGCACCGTTGGGCCCGCAAGGTCCCTCAACGCAGGTTCGATGACCTGTTCAACCTCGTCGCCGATCCCGCGTTCTTGCTGATGGCGTGGACGCGGGTGCGGGGTAACAAGGGAGCCAGGACCGCCGGGGTAGACGGTGAGACCGCCTACTACGTGGAAACGGTGCGGGGCGTCGAGGTTTTCCTCGGTGAACTGCGGTCGCAGATCAAGGACCGTAGTTTCCGCCCGTTGCCGGTCCGGGAGCGGATGATCCCCAAGGCGAATGGCAAGTTGCGTCGCCTGGGGATCGCCACGATCCGTGACCGGGTGGTGCAGGCATCTCTGAAGCTGGTGCTGGAGCCGATCTTTGAGGCGGATTTCCTGCCGTGCTCCTACGGGTTCCGCCCCAACCGTCGGGTTCATGACGCAATAGCCGAGGTGCACCTCCTGGCCTCCCACTCCTATGAGTGGATCGTGGAGGGCGACATCACGGCCTGTTTCGACGAGATCTCACATTCGGCCCTATTGGACCGGGTGCGCGCTCGCGTCGGTGACAGACGCGTCTTGACCTTGGTGAAGGCGTTCCTCAAGGCTGGGATCCTCGGGGAGGATCGGGAGCTGCGAGAGAACAACACCGGCACCCCGCAAGGATCGATCTTGTCCCCGTTGCTCAGCAATGTGGCCCTGTCGGTGCTGGACGAACACATCGCCCGAGCACCAGGAGGACCAGCGAGCACCGCGTGGCAGCGTCGCAAACGCCGACGAGCCGGGCAGCCGAACTATCGGCTGATACGTTTCGCCGACGATTGGTGCCTGATGATCTCGGGCACGCGTGACGACGCCGAGGTGCTGCGGGAGGAGATCGCCGGGGTCTTGGCCCCGATGGGTTTGCGCCTGTCGTCGGACAAGACCCTGATCACCCATATCGACGTGGGCCTCGATTTTCTCGGGTGGCGCATCCAGCGTCATCGCAAGCGAGGCACTGATCGGTACTACGTCTACACCTATCCCTCTCGCAAGGCCGTCAAGGCCGTGATGGGCAAGGTGCGGGCGCAGTGCCGCAAAACAGGCACCGGAGTGCCACTGGATGCCCTGCTCATCTCGCTGAACAGGATGCTGCGGGGCTGGTGCGCCTTCTTCCGGCCCGGCGTCTCCAGCGCCACCTTCCAGTACTTGAGCTCCTACGTCTGGGGCCAGGTCATCAGGTGGTTACGCCGGAAACACCGCCGGATCACCTGGAAGGAGCTGCGCCGCCGCTATTGTGCAGGCCGGTGGTGGCCGGTCGGCGAGGAACGGGAGCTGTTCAACCCGGCGAAGGTGAGCACCACGCGCTACCGCTACCGAGGTTCCGCCATCCCTTCCCCCTGGCCGGCCTGA
- a CDS encoding DUF2809 domain-containing protein, which yields MRRAMVLLGGVALAVGAFALFYRGPGQPFIRGYVSDVGATMLVYAFLGLLWRTTAARRTLATAAIAAAVEFYQIVGMTPPGIGGVLVGAFPDPWDLVAYAIGVVAALAWERRLVRSGDQTG from the coding sequence ATGCGCCGTGCCATGGTCCTTCTGGGTGGCGTCGCCCTCGCCGTCGGCGCGTTCGCCCTCTTCTACCGGGGCCCGGGACAACCGTTCATCCGCGGTTACGTGAGCGACGTCGGCGCCACCATGCTGGTCTACGCGTTCTTGGGGCTGCTGTGGCGCACCACCGCCGCACGCCGCACCCTGGCCACGGCCGCGATCGCCGCCGCCGTCGAGTTCTACCAAATAGTCGGCATGACCCCGCCGGGCATCGGCGGTGTCCTGGTCGGCGCGTTCCCCGACCCATGGGACCTGGTCGCCTATGCCATCGGTGTGGTCGCGGCCCTGGCCTGGGAACGCCGATTGGTCCGATCCGGTGATCAGACCGGCTGA
- a CDS encoding transposase, with protein MDDPGFDASVLCEFRSRVIACALEERVLEVLLAALVGKGLPAAGGKQRTDSTHVISAVRDLNRLELAGECVRAALEAISAAAPDWVERVLEVGGWAERYRTRVDSWRLPTSEAKRKELALAYGADGYALMAAVYAPFSPAWLRRLPAVQALRVMLVQNYTRTTDRQGREVVVRRRPLEEDGEGLPPGRWRLTSPYDTDARWAAKGDDLFWNGYKVHISETCHTTADGTDGTDGTDGTDRVPPNLITNVATTDATVPDAKMTEKIHQALARRGLLPGEHYADSGYAAAELIVGARQTYGLTLITPMLLDHSPQARAKAGYDRAAFTVDWDNRQVTCPQGQTSVSWSPCLQRGKDAIVVAFATASCRPCPVRAQCTAGKRERRQLTLHPQPAQQALDAARAEQTGTGWRDKYKLRAGVEGTVRQAIAVTGLRRARYRGLKKVHLEHGFSAVALNLIRLDAWWNGHPLDRTRTSHLARLELADLALAA; from the coding sequence TTGGACGATCCCGGCTTCGATGCCAGTGTGCTGTGCGAGTTCCGCTCCCGCGTGATCGCCTGCGCTCTGGAGGAACGGGTGCTGGAGGTGCTCTTGGCCGCGCTGGTCGGCAAGGGCCTGCCGGCGGCGGGCGGCAAGCAGCGCACCGACTCCACCCACGTGATCAGCGCGGTGCGGGACCTGAACCGGCTGGAGCTGGCCGGCGAGTGCGTGCGCGCGGCGCTGGAGGCGATCTCGGCCGCTGCCCCGGACTGGGTGGAACGGGTGCTGGAGGTGGGCGGGTGGGCCGAGCGCTACCGGACCCGGGTCGATTCCTGGCGGCTGCCGACCTCGGAGGCCAAGCGCAAGGAACTGGCGCTCGCCTACGGCGCCGACGGCTATGCGCTGATGGCGGCGGTATACGCGCCGTTCTCCCCGGCCTGGCTGCGCCGGCTGCCGGCGGTTCAGGCGCTGCGCGTCATGCTGGTGCAGAACTACACGCGCACCACCGATCGGCAGGGACGGGAGGTGGTGGTGCGGCGGCGTCCTCTGGAGGAAGACGGAGAGGGGCTGCCGCCGGGTAGATGGCGGCTGACCTCTCCCTACGACACCGATGCCCGTTGGGCCGCCAAGGGCGACGACCTGTTTTGGAACGGTTACAAGGTCCACATCAGCGAAACCTGCCATACCACCGCCGACGGCACGGACGGCACGGACGGCACGGACGGCACGGACAGGGTGCCGCCCAATCTGATCACGAACGTGGCCACCACGGACGCGACCGTGCCCGACGCGAAGATGACCGAGAAGATCCACCAGGCGCTGGCCCGGCGGGGTCTGCTGCCCGGCGAGCACTACGCCGATTCCGGCTACGCCGCCGCCGAGCTGATCGTCGGCGCGCGGCAGACCTACGGGCTGACGCTCATCACTCCGATGCTCCTGGACCACTCGCCCCAGGCGCGCGCCAAGGCCGGATACGACCGCGCCGCGTTCACCGTCGACTGGGACAACCGGCAGGTCACCTGCCCGCAGGGGCAGACCAGCGTGTCCTGGAGTCCCTGCCTCCAGCGCGGCAAAGACGCAATCGTCGTCGCCTTCGCCACCGCTTCCTGCCGTCCCTGCCCCGTGCGCGCTCAGTGCACCGCGGGCAAACGCGAACGGCGTCAGCTCACGCTGCATCCCCAGCCCGCGCAGCAGGCGCTGGACGCGGCCCGCGCCGAGCAGACCGGCACCGGCTGGCGGGACAAGTACAAGCTTCGGGCCGGAGTCGAAGGAACCGTCCGCCAGGCCATCGCGGTCACCGGGTTACGCCGGGCCCGCTACCGCGGGCTGAAGAAGGTCCATCTCGAACACGGCTTCTCCGCCGTCGCGCTCAACCTGATCCGCCTGGATGCCTGGTGGAACGGCCATCCTCTGGATCGGACCCGCACCAGCCACCTGGCCCGCCTCGAACTGGCCGACCTCGCCCTGGCCGCATGA